From a single Mycolicibacterium moriokaense genomic region:
- a CDS encoding phosphoribosyltransferase: protein MADREDLSWDQFGAATRQLASAVVADGFAPDVILAIARGGLFVAGALGYALGVKNVHMMNVEYYTGVDERLNAPVLLPPMPDIADLGGARMLIADDVADTGATLCFVRDFCAEHVAEVRCAVVYQKPQSEVDCEYVWRHTDLWINFPWTSRE from the coding sequence ATGGCCGATCGGGAAGACCTGTCGTGGGACCAGTTCGGTGCCGCCACACGGCAACTCGCCTCCGCCGTCGTCGCGGACGGTTTCGCACCCGATGTGATCCTGGCGATCGCGCGCGGCGGGTTGTTCGTCGCGGGGGCACTCGGCTATGCGCTCGGCGTCAAGAACGTGCACATGATGAACGTCGAGTACTACACCGGGGTGGACGAGCGGCTGAACGCGCCGGTGCTGTTGCCGCCGATGCCGGACATCGCCGACCTGGGTGGTGCTCGCATGCTGATTGCCGACGACGTCGCGGATACCGGGGCGACGCTGTGTTTCGTGCGCGACTTCTGCGCCGAGCATGTCGCCGAGGTGCGGTGCGCCGTCGTCTACCAGAAGCCGCAATCGGAAGTCGATTGCGAGTACGTGTGGCGCCACACCGATCTCTGGATCAACTTTCCGTGGACGAGTCGCGAGTGA
- the wrbA gene encoding NAD(P)H:quinone oxidoreductase translates to MTKLSVIYYSATGHGTTMAKRVGAAAEAAGAEVRIRPVAETRDPESFAQNPAWTANYEATKDLPAATGDDIVWADAVIFGSPTRFGSVASQLRNFLDSLGGFWAEGKLADKVYAAYTSSNTAHGGQETTILTLYVTLMHFGGIIVPPGYTDPLKFVDGNPYGASLVATHDNITEIDGATNNALGHLAKRVVEVANRLAS, encoded by the coding sequence ATGACCAAGCTTTCCGTCATCTACTACTCGGCGACCGGTCACGGCACGACGATGGCCAAGCGCGTCGGCGCCGCGGCCGAGGCCGCCGGCGCCGAAGTGCGCATCCGCCCTGTCGCCGAGACGCGCGACCCGGAGTCGTTCGCACAGAACCCCGCATGGACCGCCAACTACGAGGCGACGAAGGATCTGCCCGCCGCGACCGGCGACGACATCGTCTGGGCGGACGCCGTCATCTTCGGCTCGCCCACGCGGTTCGGCTCCGTCGCCTCCCAGCTGCGCAACTTCCTCGACTCGCTGGGTGGTTTCTGGGCGGAGGGCAAGCTCGCCGACAAGGTCTACGCGGCGTACACGTCGTCGAACACCGCGCACGGCGGGCAGGAGACGACGATTCTCACGCTGTACGTCACGCTGATGCATTTCGGCGGCATCATCGTGCCGCCCGGCTACACCGACCCACTGAAATTCGTCGACGGAAACCCCTACGGCGCGAGCCTCGTCGCAACGCACGACAACATCACCGAGATCGACGGCGCAACGAACAACGCGCTTGGCCATCTGGCCAAGCGCGTTGTTGAGGTCGCAAACCGCCTCGCGTCATAG
- the ilvC gene encoding ketol-acid reductoisomerase, producing the protein MPVEMFYDDDADLSIIQGRKVGVIGYGSQGHAHSLSLRDSGVQVKVGLKEGSKSRVKVTEQGLEVDTPAEVAKWADVIMLLAPDTAQAEIFKNDIEPNLEDGNALFFGHGLNIHFDLIKPPANVTIGMVAPKGPGHLVRRQFVDGKGVPCLIAVDQDPKGEGQALALSYAKGIGGTRAGVIKTTFKDETETDLFGEQAVLCGGTEELVKTGFDVMVEAGYAPELAYFEVLHELKLIVDLMYEGGIARMNYSVSDTAEFGGYLSGPRVIDADTKKRMKQILAEIQDGTFVKRLVANVEGGNKELEKLRKENAEHPIEVTGKKLRDLMSWVDRPITETA; encoded by the coding sequence ATGCCAGTTGAGATGTTCTACGACGACGACGCGGACCTGTCGATCATCCAGGGCCGCAAGGTCGGCGTCATCGGCTACGGCAGCCAGGGCCACGCCCACTCGTTGAGCCTGCGCGACTCCGGCGTGCAGGTGAAGGTAGGCCTCAAGGAGGGCTCGAAGTCCCGCGTGAAGGTCACCGAGCAGGGGCTGGAGGTTGATACGCCGGCCGAGGTGGCCAAGTGGGCCGACGTGATCATGCTGCTGGCGCCCGACACCGCCCAGGCTGAGATCTTCAAGAACGACATCGAGCCCAACCTGGAGGACGGCAATGCGCTGTTCTTCGGTCATGGCCTCAACATCCACTTCGACCTGATCAAGCCGCCGGCCAACGTCACCATCGGCATGGTCGCGCCGAAGGGTCCGGGCCACCTGGTGCGCCGTCAGTTCGTCGACGGCAAGGGTGTGCCGTGCCTGATCGCGGTCGACCAGGACCCGAAAGGTGAGGGCCAGGCGCTGGCGCTGTCGTACGCGAAGGGCATCGGCGGCACCCGCGCCGGCGTCATCAAGACGACGTTCAAGGACGAGACCGAGACCGACCTCTTCGGTGAGCAGGCCGTATTGTGCGGTGGCACTGAGGAACTCGTGAAGACCGGCTTCGACGTGATGGTCGAGGCGGGTTACGCGCCCGAGTTGGCGTACTTCGAGGTGCTGCACGAGCTCAAGCTCATCGTCGACCTGATGTACGAGGGTGGCATCGCGCGGATGAACTACTCGGTGTCCGATACCGCCGAGTTCGGCGGCTACCTGTCCGGGCCGCGGGTCATCGACGCCGACACCAAGAAGCGCATGAAGCAGATCCTCGCCGAGATCCAGGACGGCACCTTCGTCAAGCGCCTCGTCGCCAACGTCGAGGGCGGCAACAAGGAGCTCGAGAAGCTGCGCAAGGAGAACGCCGAGCACCCGATCGAGGTGACCGGCAAGAAGCTGCGCGACCTGATGAGCTGGGTCGACCGGCCGATCACCGAGACCGCCTAA
- the ilvN gene encoding acetolactate synthase small subunit, with translation MMSTTPTHTLSVLVEDKPGVLARVASLFSRRGYNIQSLAVGATEQKDMSRMTIVVSVDEAPLEQITKQLNKLVNVIKIVEQDEDNSVARELALIKVRADASTRSQVIEAVNLFRAKVVDVSTESLTVEATGTPEKLEALLRVLEPYGIRELVQSGVVSLSRGPRGIGTVK, from the coding sequence CTGATGTCGACGACTCCAACTCACACTCTCTCGGTGCTTGTCGAGGACAAGCCCGGCGTGTTGGCGCGGGTGGCGTCGTTGTTCTCCCGGCGCGGCTACAACATCCAGTCGCTGGCGGTCGGCGCGACCGAGCAGAAGGACATGTCCCGGATGACGATCGTCGTCAGCGTCGACGAAGCGCCGCTGGAGCAGATCACCAAACAGCTCAACAAGCTGGTCAACGTGATCAAGATCGTCGAGCAGGACGAGGACAACTCCGTCGCCCGCGAGCTGGCGCTCATCAAGGTGCGGGCCGATGCGTCGACCCGCAGCCAGGTCATCGAAGCGGTGAATCTGTTCCGCGCCAAGGTCGTTGACGTCTCAACTGAGTCTTTGACCGTGGAGGCCACGGGTACCCCGGAGAAGCTCGAGGCGTTACTTCGCGTCCTGGAGCCCTACGGAATCCGTGAGCTCGTGCAGTCCGGTGTGGTCTCGCTGTCGCGTGGGCCGCGCGGAATCGGCACGGTCAAGTAG
- a CDS encoding phytoene desaturase family protein: MDVTVVGSGPNGLAAAVVCARAGLSVQVLEAQPTLGGGARTLADPEFGGVSHDICSAVHPLALASPFLAEFDLPARGVTLKVPSVSYANPLPGKPTAVGYHDLERTCAELVHGDSWRRLLGPLTDRDDGVVNLLLGDKRSIPRDPIAAVFIARNMLEQGTPLWGKLAGADARALFTGVAAHAINKMPSFVTTGAGLMLATLAHTVGWPIPVGGSQAIPDALIADLRAHGGVITAGEEITEPPSGVVLFDTAPTALLKIYRDRVPGRYAKALQRYRFGPGVAKVDFVLSDEIPWADPRAAEAPTLHMGGTREQMAHAEKEIAAGRHADWPMILAALPHLADPNRVDEKGHRPLWTYAHVPHGSPVDQTETITKVFERFAPGFRDIVVAARSVPAARLADHNANLVGGDIGVGGNSLVHALAGPTPRLNPWATPIPKVYLCSSATPPGGGVHGMSGFYAARTMLRREFGIKKLPRLSP; encoded by the coding sequence GTGGACGTCACCGTGGTCGGCAGCGGACCCAACGGCCTGGCCGCCGCCGTCGTGTGCGCCCGCGCCGGTCTGTCGGTGCAGGTTTTGGAGGCGCAACCGACGCTCGGCGGCGGCGCACGGACCCTCGCCGACCCCGAGTTCGGTGGGGTTTCCCACGACATCTGCTCGGCCGTACATCCGCTGGCACTCGCATCGCCGTTCCTGGCGGAGTTCGATCTGCCCGCCCGCGGGGTGACGCTGAAGGTGCCGTCGGTCTCCTACGCCAACCCCCTTCCCGGCAAGCCGACCGCGGTCGGATATCACGACCTCGAGCGCACCTGTGCGGAGTTGGTCCACGGTGATTCCTGGCGCCGACTGCTCGGCCCACTCACCGACCGCGATGACGGCGTCGTCAACCTTCTGCTCGGCGACAAGCGTTCGATTCCTCGTGATCCGATCGCCGCGGTCTTCATCGCCAGGAACATGCTCGAACAGGGGACTCCGCTGTGGGGCAAGCTCGCCGGCGCGGATGCTCGCGCGTTGTTCACCGGCGTCGCCGCACACGCCATCAACAAGATGCCCTCGTTTGTGACCACCGGCGCCGGGTTGATGCTGGCGACGCTCGCGCACACCGTGGGCTGGCCGATTCCGGTCGGCGGCAGCCAGGCGATTCCGGACGCGCTGATCGCTGATCTGCGTGCCCACGGCGGCGTCATCACCGCCGGTGAGGAGATCACCGAACCGCCAAGCGGCGTCGTGCTTTTCGACACCGCACCGACCGCACTGCTGAAGATCTACCGCGACCGGGTTCCCGGCCGGTACGCAAAGGCGTTGCAGCGCTACCGGTTCGGCCCGGGGGTCGCGAAGGTCGATTTCGTACTGTCCGACGAGATTCCCTGGGCGGATCCGCGCGCGGCCGAAGCTCCCACACTGCACATGGGCGGCACCCGCGAGCAGATGGCCCACGCGGAGAAGGAGATCGCCGCGGGTAGACATGCCGACTGGCCGATGATCCTTGCCGCACTTCCCCACCTGGCCGATCCGAACCGCGTCGACGAGAAGGGTCACCGCCCACTGTGGACGTATGCGCACGTGCCGCACGGTTCACCCGTCGACCAGACCGAAACGATCACCAAGGTGTTCGAGCGTTTCGCACCCGGTTTCCGCGACATCGTCGTCGCGGCACGCTCGGTGCCGGCCGCACGGTTGGCCGACCACAACGCCAACCTCGTCGGCGGTGACATCGGTGTCGGGGGCAACTCGCTGGTGCACGCGCTGGCCGGGCCGACCCCACGATTGAACCCGTGGGCCACCCCGATTCCGAAGGTCTATCTGTGTTCGTCGGCGACGCCGCCCGGCGGTGGCGTCCACGGCATGTCGGGGTTCTATGCGGCACGCACAATGCTGCGCCGCGAGTTCGGCATCAAGAAGCTGCCGCGGCTGTCGCCGTAG